Proteins encoded by one window of Lactobacillus paragasseri:
- the yycF gene encoding response regulator YycF, protein MPKKILVVDDEKPISDIIKFNLTKEGFDVDTAYDGEEAVKKVDEYDPDLMILDLMLPKKDGLEVAREVRQTHDMPIIMVTAKDTEIDKVLGLEMGADDYVTKPFSNRELVARVKANLRRRDLTQKATEDDEDKNITISNLVIMPEAYMVEKNGEKIELTHREFELLHYLAQHMGQVMTREHLLQTVWGYDYFGDVRTVDVTVRRLREKIEDNPSSPTILVTRRGVGYYVKNPSDE, encoded by the coding sequence ATGCCAAAAAAGATTTTAGTCGTTGACGATGAAAAACCAATTTCTGACATTATTAAATTTAACTTGACTAAGGAAGGCTTTGATGTCGACACTGCTTATGACGGCGAAGAAGCGGTAAAAAAAGTTGATGAATATGATCCAGACTTGATGATTCTAGATTTAATGTTGCCTAAAAAAGATGGCTTAGAAGTTGCACGGGAAGTACGTCAAACTCACGATATGCCAATTATTATGGTAACTGCTAAAGATACTGAAATTGATAAGGTATTAGGGCTTGAGATGGGGGCAGATGACTATGTTACTAAGCCTTTCTCCAATCGAGAGCTAGTTGCTAGAGTAAAGGCAAACCTACGTAGACGTGATTTAACCCAAAAAGCTACTGAAGATGATGAAGATAAGAATATTACTATTAGTAATTTAGTAATTATGCCTGAGGCCTATATGGTCGAAAAAAATGGCGAAAAAATTGAATTAACGCATCGTGAATTTGAATTACTTCATTATTTAGCTCAGCATATGGGTCAAGTGATGACTAGAGAACATTTGCTGCAAACCGTTTGGGGCTATGATTACTTCGGGGATGTTAGAACTGTTGACGTAACTGTGAGACGTTTACGTGAAAAAATCGAAGACAATCCGAGTTCGCCAACAATTTTAGTTACACGGCGTGGAGTAGGATATTACGTTAAAAACCCATCAGATGAATAA
- a CDS encoding 1-acyl-sn-glycerol-3-phosphate acyltransferase codes for MNTKTSQRNVIYYNSLTDDIVKSKQQDFTLPSNYQIIKRTPLNYLMRFLATGFAYLFTYGVMHVKVIGRDKLFKYKHQSYFVYGNHTQMVNDAFMPLTLFGWKDYYAIANQANWGIPIIGKILLPYGGLPVGKNIKQAIHLLKAVNTLTKEDAHIIIYPEAHVWPYYTDIRPFPATSFNFPVQTNKPSFVMTTTYQKRKFSKRPRITVYIDGPFFPDTSLPKKLQQKKLHDQVFTQLKDRSKKLSNYEYYRYQQRKIGG; via the coding sequence ATGAATACTAAAACATCTCAACGTAATGTTATTTACTATAATTCTTTAACTGATGACATTGTCAAAAGTAAGCAACAAGATTTCACCCTACCTAGCAATTATCAAATCATTAAACGTACTCCTCTTAACTATTTAATGCGTTTTTTAGCTACTGGTTTTGCTTATCTTTTTACTTATGGCGTAATGCATGTTAAAGTAATAGGGAGAGATAAGTTATTTAAATATAAACATCAAAGCTATTTTGTCTATGGAAATCACACTCAAATGGTTAATGATGCCTTTATGCCTCTAACCCTCTTTGGCTGGAAAGATTATTATGCAATTGCTAATCAAGCAAACTGGGGAATTCCAATAATTGGAAAAATTCTCTTACCTTATGGAGGACTACCAGTTGGCAAAAATATTAAACAAGCAATTCATTTGCTTAAGGCAGTTAATACTCTAACTAAGGAAGATGCCCATATTATTATTTACCCAGAAGCACATGTCTGGCCTTACTATACTGATATTCGCCCATTTCCAGCAACTAGTTTTAATTTTCCAGTTCAAACGAATAAGCCAAGCTTTGTCATGACGACAACCTACCAGAAAAGAAAATTCAGCAAGCGACCTAGGATTACTGTCTATATTGATGGGCCTTTTTTCCCAGATACTTCTCTGCCTAAAAAATTACAGCAAAAAAAGCTACATGATCAAGTATTTACTCAATTAAAGGACCGTTCAAAAAAATTAAGCAACTATGAGTATTATCGCTACCAGCAGCGAAAAATCGGAGGATAA
- a CDS encoding lysophospholipid acyltransferase family protein, translating to MIIGENRAKVIENIKAAVKKGKMHAKVELGDPILTKSERIKLVNDYWEQQKKFSHKLKNIIAQGIINIDTLILMAHTQIKNKHRAQGPKYGAIVTSNHFKQTDSLPIKKLANKCHKKLYIVIEDSNLKLPGFFGFLMNNINAIPIVQSYQYLGREFPKHLQQVFDKKGWVLIYPEQEMWYNYRKPRPLQKGAYYYAAKANVPIISCFVEIQDLPEMEKNSSEFHKTRYILHVLPTIYPIDRLTVDQNAKRMRDIDYLQKKKAYEKAYGKKLSYSFDDDDIAGYVKK from the coding sequence ATGATTATTGGAGAAAATCGCGCAAAAGTTATCGAAAACATCAAAGCAGCTGTTAAAAAAGGAAAAATGCATGCAAAAGTCGAATTAGGCGATCCTATCCTAACTAAAAGCGAAAGAATCAAGCTGGTTAATGATTATTGGGAACAACAAAAAAAGTTTAGTCATAAACTAAAGAATATTATTGCCCAAGGCATTATTAATATTGATACTTTAATTTTGATGGCCCACACGCAAATCAAGAATAAACATCGTGCTCAAGGGCCTAAATATGGCGCAATTGTTACTAGTAATCACTTCAAACAAACTGATAGTCTTCCAATCAAAAAATTAGCCAACAAATGTCACAAAAAGCTTTATATTGTGATTGAAGATTCTAATTTAAAATTACCCGGTTTCTTTGGTTTCTTAATGAACAACATTAATGCAATTCCAATTGTTCAAAGCTACCAATATTTGGGGCGTGAATTTCCTAAACATTTGCAGCAAGTTTTTGATAAAAAGGGCTGGGTCTTGATCTATCCAGAACAAGAAATGTGGTATAACTATCGAAAGCCGCGTCCTCTTCAAAAAGGTGCCTACTACTACGCAGCTAAGGCCAACGTTCCAATTATTTCCTGTTTTGTAGAGATTCAGGATCTTCCTGAAATGGAGAAAAATAGTAGCGAGTTCCATAAAACTCGCTACATTCTTCACGTTTTGCCAACAATCTATCCAATTGACCGTCTAACAGTTGATCAAAACGCCAAAAGAATGCGTGATATTGATTATCTACAAAAGAAAAAAGCCTATGAAAAGGCATATGGCAAGAAATTAAGCTATAGTTTTGACGATGATGACATCGCAGGATATGTAAAAAAATAA
- a CDS encoding conjugated bile salt MFS transporter yields MSNDRQKVVSKGYKYFMVFLCMLTQAVPYGIAQLIQPLFVHPLVNTFHFTLASYTLIFTFGAVVGSLVSPLVGKALQKVNFKILYLIGICLSAGAYVIFGISTKLPGFYLAGIICMVGSTFYSGQGVPWIINHWFPFKGRGVALGLAFCGGSIGDIFLQPITQEILKHFMTGNTKTGHLTSMAPFFIFAIALLIVGLIITAFIRVPKKDEILASAQEVEQNRHEAAQKQAHEFQGWSGKQVLHMKWFWIFSIGFLIIGLGLASLNEDYAAFLDTKLSLTEVGMIGSVFGLAGIIGNISGGYLFDKFGTAKSMAYAGIMLIIAILMMIFISLHPYGDRVNFYAGMGWAFTSGLSVFSYMSGPAFMSKSLFGAKAQGVNLGYISLAYAVGFAIGAPLFGVIKGATSFTTAWCCTTFFVAIGFILLIFAAIKIKQMQKNIVVSKPNIILDK; encoded by the coding sequence ATGTCAAACGATAGACAAAAGGTGGTCAGTAAAGGCTACAAATACTTTATGGTATTTCTCTGCATGTTAACTCAAGCTGTTCCATATGGAATCGCTCAATTAATTCAACCTTTATTTGTTCACCCTCTAGTTAATACTTTTCATTTTACATTAGCTTCTTACACATTAATTTTTACTTTTGGGGCTGTCGTAGGGTCTTTAGTTTCACCATTAGTTGGTAAGGCTTTACAAAAAGTAAACTTTAAAATTTTATATCTGATTGGTATTTGTCTTTCAGCTGGAGCATATGTAATTTTTGGAATTAGCACAAAGTTACCTGGCTTTTATTTAGCTGGAATTATTTGTATGGTTGGTTCAACCTTTTATTCTGGTCAAGGTGTTCCATGGATTATCAACCACTGGTTTCCGTTTAAAGGACGCGGCGTTGCTTTAGGTTTAGCATTCTGCGGTGGCTCGATTGGTGATATTTTCCTCCAACCTATTACCCAGGAAATTTTAAAGCATTTCATGACCGGTAATACTAAAACTGGTCACTTAACTTCCATGGCACCTTTCTTTATCTTTGCTATTGCTTTGCTAATAGTTGGATTGATTATTACGGCTTTTATTAGAGTACCAAAGAAAGATGAAATCTTAGCTTCTGCTCAAGAAGTTGAGCAAAACCGGCACGAAGCTGCTCAAAAGCAAGCACATGAATTTCAAGGCTGGAGCGGTAAACAAGTTCTACATATGAAATGGTTCTGGATTTTTAGTATTGGATTTTTAATTATCGGCTTAGGCTTGGCCTCGTTAAACGAAGACTATGCGGCCTTCCTTGATACTAAATTATCCTTAACTGAAGTCGGAATGATTGGCTCGGTATTTGGACTCGCTGGTATCATCGGAAATATTTCTGGAGGTTATTTATTTGATAAGTTCGGCACAGCAAAATCAATGGCATATGCAGGAATAATGTTAATTATAGCTATCCTAATGATGATCTTTATTAGCCTCCATCCTTATGGCGATCGCGTTAATTTCTACGCTGGTATGGGTTGGGCCTTTACAAGTGGTCTATCTGTCTTTAGCTATATGTCTGGTCCCGCATTTATGTCAAAAAGCTTATTTGGTGCAAAAGCCCAAGGTGTTAACTTAGGTTACATTAGCCTGGCATATGCTGTTGGTTTTGCAATTGGCGCCCCATTATTTGGCGTCATAAAAGGCGCTACCAGTTTTACAACTGCTTGGTGCTGCACTACTTTCTTTGTAGCAATTGGTTTTATATTATTAATTTTTGCAGCTATTAAAATTAAGCAAATGCAAAAAAATATTGTCGTCAGCAAACCAAATATTATTTTAGATAAGTAA
- a CDS encoding glycosyltransferase family 8 protein, whose translation MTIPVFYTISDNYTPYAAVSIQSLIDHVDPNKDYTITLLVQNISDMHKKDLEDLSTKNVHVNIFHIDDEMVAPIHNSEENYLRAQFFTMSIFYRLFIPNLFPQYDKAVYLDADTIICTDIAELYNTEIGDNMFASVPDMSIRFIKPLQVYIKECQGIFPPEKYINNGVILFNMKAFRDKKFVDKFYSLIEKYHFDNIDPDQAYMNEICEDKIYHLPLEWDAMPNEHMDEIKNPKIVHYNLFFKPWHFADVQYGKYFWDVAKKSPYYEELKAQLASFTDEDRKKARTDLDWMIKKVDEIKDEDVTWAKVKKTTSVKI comes from the coding sequence ATGACTATACCTGTTTTTTATACAATTAGCGACAACTACACACCTTACGCAGCTGTTTCAATTCAGTCACTAATTGACCATGTTGATCCAAACAAGGACTATACCATTACTCTCTTAGTTCAAAACATTAGTGATATGCATAAGAAAGATTTGGAAGATCTTTCAACCAAAAATGTCCATGTTAATATTTTTCATATTGATGACGAAATGGTAGCTCCGATTCACAACAGTGAAGAGAATTACTTACGGGCACAATTTTTCACGATGTCTATTTTCTACCGTCTATTTATTCCTAACCTTTTTCCTCAATATGACAAGGCTGTTTATTTAGATGCTGATACTATTATTTGTACTGACATCGCTGAGCTTTACAACACCGAAATTGGTGATAACATGTTTGCCAGCGTACCAGATATGTCAATCAGATTTATTAAACCACTTCAAGTTTATATCAAGGAATGTCAAGGTATTTTTCCACCAGAAAAATATATTAATAACGGCGTTATTCTCTTCAATATGAAAGCCTTTAGAGATAAGAAATTTGTCGATAAATTCTATTCATTAATTGAAAAGTATCATTTCGATAATATCGATCCTGATCAAGCTTATATGAATGAGATTTGCGAAGATAAAATTTATCATTTACCACTTGAATGGGATGCAATGCCTAATGAACACATGGATGAAATTAAAAATCCTAAAATTGTTCATTATAATCTTTTCTTCAAGCCCTGGCATTTTGCAGATGTTCAATATGGCAAATACTTCTGGGATGTTGCTAAGAAGTCTCCATATTATGAAGAACTAAAAGCACAATTAGCTAGCTTTACCGATGAGGACCGTAAAAAAGCACGTACTGACCTTGATTGGATGATTAAAAAAGTTGACGAAATCAAAGATGAAGATGTAACTTGGGCAAAAGTTAAGAAAACAACATCTGTAAAGATATAA
- a CDS encoding glycosyltransferase family 8 protein, producing the protein MNIMFCGDSHAEDGILITTLSLLKNTSTPLHFYILTMHAEGYTAFNQQAFRLIKKLLKEKDPNNTAELIDCTELFKKEPPRANMETRFTPYAMLRLFADQLPQIPDRILYLDDDIIVRKDISDFYNQDLTNIELVGVLDFWGRFFFHNIHTHKPFDYLNSGVLLLNMSEIKKTQLFAKVREKMSDKKMLLPDQSALNKLATEKKIAPRCYNEQYRLRPDTKIQHFTTSFRFKPYFHTLTVKPWDIERVHSVLKLHEYDDLLKQYTELRSQLKRA; encoded by the coding sequence ATGAACATTATGTTTTGCGGCGATTCTCATGCCGAAGATGGTATTTTAATTACAACACTATCTTTACTAAAAAACACATCAACTCCCCTACACTTTTACATTTTAACGATGCACGCAGAGGGATACACAGCTTTTAATCAGCAAGCATTTAGACTAATTAAAAAACTGCTGAAGGAAAAAGATCCTAACAATACTGCTGAATTAATCGATTGTACTGAATTATTTAAAAAAGAACCTCCACGAGCAAATATGGAAACACGCTTTACTCCATATGCAATGCTACGCCTTTTTGCGGATCAACTACCACAAATTCCTGATCGTATCTTATATTTAGATGATGATATTATTGTGCGTAAAGATATTAGCGACTTTTATAATCAAGATCTAACTAATATCGAGCTAGTTGGTGTTTTAGACTTCTGGGGTCGTTTCTTCTTTCATAATATCCATACTCATAAGCCATTTGATTACTTAAACTCAGGCGTCTTGCTTCTTAATATGTCTGAAATTAAAAAAACACAATTATTTGCCAAAGTTAGAGAAAAAATGAGTGATAAAAAAATGCTTCTCCCAGATCAGTCTGCTCTAAATAAACTTGCTACTGAGAAGAAAATTGCTCCGCGCTGCTACAATGAACAATATCGTTTACGACCCGATACTAAAATTCAACATTTTACAACTAGCTTTCGCTTTAAGCCATACTTCCATACTTTAACTGTTAAACCATGGGATATAGAGCGTGTGCACAGCGTCTTGAAATTACATGAATATGATGATTTACTTAAGCAGTATACAGAGCTTAGGTCACAATTAAAGCGGGCCTAG
- a CDS encoding glycosyltransferase family 8 protein — protein MTIPVFYSISDDFTKYAAVSLNSLVKNASPQNDYTVTFLNQDLSEKHQKQLAAFANDYVHVKFFHIDEKLVKPIQNRKENYLRADFFTMSIFYRLFIPDLFPQYDKAIYIDSDTVVVDDIAKLYNNDLDNKLFAACTDSSIQYVDKMVKYIKEVLSLDPKKYINSGMLVLNSKAFRDEHFIDHFMHLLERYHFDCIAPDQDYLNEIGDGRILHLDPRWDAMPNENTEPISKPGLIHYNLFFKPWHFKDVQYNDYFWKYASSTPFYEELKGELDNYTDQERAEDRAKLDHMLEKEASTALDPNNWAQVKRKGERVKL, from the coding sequence ATGACTATCCCTGTTTTTTATAGTATTAGTGATGATTTTACCAAGTATGCGGCTGTTTCGCTTAACTCCTTAGTTAAGAATGCTAGTCCGCAAAATGATTACACAGTTACTTTTTTAAACCAAGACCTGTCTGAGAAACACCAAAAGCAACTTGCAGCTTTTGCTAATGACTATGTACATGTTAAATTTTTCCATATCGATGAAAAATTAGTAAAACCGATCCAGAATCGTAAAGAAAACTACCTTCGAGCAGACTTTTTCACAATGTCTATTTTTTATCGTCTCTTTATTCCGGACCTATTTCCACAATATGATAAAGCAATTTACATCGATAGTGACACCGTCGTCGTTGATGACATTGCTAAGCTGTATAATAACGACTTAGATAATAAGCTATTCGCCGCTTGTACAGACTCATCGATTCAATATGTAGATAAAATGGTGAAATATATTAAAGAGGTTCTATCTCTCGATCCAAAGAAATATATCAATTCGGGGATGTTAGTCTTAAATTCTAAGGCTTTTAGGGATGAACACTTTATCGATCACTTTATGCATTTACTTGAACGATATCACTTTGATTGTATTGCTCCTGATCAAGACTACCTAAATGAGATTGGCGATGGAAGAATTTTGCATCTTGATCCACGCTGGGATGCAATGCCTAATGAAAATACCGAACCCATTTCTAAACCTGGGCTAATTCACTATAATTTGTTTTTCAAACCTTGGCACTTTAAAGATGTCCAATATAATGATTATTTCTGGAAATATGCCTCTAGCACACCTTTTTATGAGGAGTTAAAGGGAGAATTAGACAACTATACTGACCAAGAGCGAGCCGAAGACCGAGCAAAATTAGATCATATGCTTGAAAAAGAAGCTAGCACAGCACTTGATCCAAATAATTGGGCTCAAGTTAAAAGAAAAGGCGAAAGGGTTAAATTATGA
- the walK gene encoding cell wall metabolism sensor histidine kinase WalK → MKKIKSVLNSINFKIAVIFMLLLLATIEVVGASFTRQLEQNSIQNFESSIQVPNIITNQISSQLSRANSKKANQQLSQIISNYNLGDISQLMVVDNKGVIRAVSNVNDQNRIGQRTSNVDIKSVLSNGKQVSKVINDNGNYMVQISPLTSANGTNTPVGAIYVRASLQGVFNNLRQVSIYFLIASLIAAVLGAIVALVISRAITRPIEEMRKQALRVANGDYSGHVRVYAQDELGQLAEAFNTLSVRIERTQEISDSERRRLDNVLTHMTDGVIATDRHGNITIINETALDFLGKTEKDVIGKPITNLLGLKDVTIQDLLSTQQELVVRVNDNTRDEMILHANFSLIQRVTGFVSGLVCVLHDITQQQKNEREQQQFVSNVSHELRTPLTSLRAYVEALNDGAWKDPNIAPQFLHVIQDETERMIRMINDLLSLSRMDRGVARMDLEWVNLNDFVNHVLNRFDMMLKSDSDKMHKKKYTIKREFPHQALWVEIDTDKMMQVIDNIMNNAIKYSPDGGVITVRLLQAQKHVILSISDQGLGIPRKDLNKIFDRFYRVDKARSRKQGGTGLGLAISKEIVEAHHGRIWADSAEGAGSTFYISLPYEAISEEGENWDEV, encoded by the coding sequence ATGAAGAAAATAAAAAGTGTATTAAATTCTATCAATTTTAAAATCGCAGTAATTTTTATGCTGCTCTTATTAGCAACGATTGAAGTGGTTGGTGCGTCTTTTACAAGGCAACTCGAACAAAATTCAATTCAAAATTTTGAATCATCAATTCAAGTTCCCAATATTATTACTAACCAAATTTCTAGTCAATTAAGTAGGGCTAATTCTAAAAAGGCTAATCAACAGTTAAGCCAGATTATTTCAAACTATAATTTAGGCGATATTAGCCAGTTAATGGTAGTTGACAATAAGGGAGTAATTAGAGCTGTTTCAAATGTGAATGATCAAAACCGGATTGGACAGCGAACTAGTAATGTAGATATCAAGAGCGTACTCTCAAATGGCAAGCAAGTTTCAAAAGTTATTAATGACAACGGAAATTATATGGTGCAAATTTCACCTTTGACTTCTGCTAATGGAACTAATACTCCTGTAGGAGCAATTTATGTCCGCGCTAGTTTACAAGGTGTCTTTAATAACTTAAGACAGGTATCAATTTACTTTCTGATTGCTTCACTGATTGCAGCTGTTTTGGGAGCAATTGTAGCCTTAGTCATTTCCCGGGCAATAACTAGACCTATTGAGGAGATGCGTAAACAAGCATTAAGAGTTGCAAATGGAGATTATTCTGGACATGTTCGAGTTTATGCGCAAGATGAATTAGGTCAACTAGCTGAGGCCTTCAATACTTTATCAGTAAGAATTGAAAGAACTCAAGAAATTTCAGATAGTGAGCGAAGACGGCTAGATAATGTCTTAACACACATGACAGATGGCGTTATTGCAACAGACAGACATGGAAATATCACGATTATTAATGAAACGGCACTTGATTTTTTAGGAAAAACTGAAAAAGACGTTATTGGAAAGCCAATTACTAATTTACTTGGACTAAAAGATGTCACTATCCAAGATTTATTAAGTACTCAGCAAGAATTAGTTGTTCGAGTTAATGATAATACGCGCGATGAAATGATTTTGCATGCTAACTTTTCTCTGATCCAGCGTGTAACAGGATTTGTTTCTGGCTTAGTTTGCGTGCTTCATGATATTACCCAACAACAAAAAAATGAACGTGAGCAGCAACAATTCGTTTCAAATGTTTCACATGAGCTTAGAACACCGTTAACAAGCTTAAGGGCATATGTTGAAGCATTGAATGATGGAGCATGGAAAGATCCAAATATTGCACCGCAATTTCTCCATGTTATTCAAGATGAAACTGAGCGAATGATTCGAATGATCAATGATTTGCTTAGCTTATCAAGAATGGATCGAGGAGTAGCAAGGATGGATTTAGAATGGGTTAACTTAAATGACTTTGTTAACCACGTTTTAAATCGGTTTGATATGATGCTCAAGTCTGATTCTGATAAGATGCACAAAAAGAAATATACGATTAAGCGTGAATTTCCTCATCAAGCCTTATGGGTTGAGATTGATACGGACAAGATGATGCAAGTAATTGACAACATTATGAACAATGCTATCAAGTATTCACCTGACGGTGGCGTTATCACAGTTCGCTTATTGCAGGCTCAAAAGCACGTTATCTTAAGTATTTCTGATCAAGGATTAGGAATTCCAAGAAAAGATTTAAACAAAATCTTTGATAGATTTTATCGTGTTGATAAGGCACGTTCTCGTAAACAAGGTGGAACTGGTCTAGGACTGGCTATTTCTAAAGAAATAGTAGAAGCACACCATGGTCGAATTTGGGCAGATAGTGCTGAAGGAGCTGGCTCAACTTTCTACATTTCTTTGCCATATGAAGCAATTAGCGAGGAGGGAGAAAACTGGGATGAGGTTTAA